The segment AACTTCCAGCATCTTTCGCTTGCAGGGACCAAACACTTCAGCTCTATACCCTTACAGACGGCAGTCTTTATCCAGTTCATTGGTGTATTACGCCCATTCTCACTCCAAGCTGATCACTTGCAAAGTAGGAAGAACATTTTTATCAATAAATTGAGTTTAAAAGCTGAGTTTAAAGTGATTCTAATTTATATAGGAGGATTAAACCTTATTAGGTCCTGAAACTCATCCCTGAGGAACACCAAGGACTAAATGGACTAAAAGGAGGAAACCTCAGTCTATTTTTCCTACTTCTCAGACAGTATATTCCGTTAATATTAAAGATTgtgtgaaaaagacaaaaatggaaAGTATTTcatccaaaacaaagaaaaggacCTTTGggtgattaattcatgcaacacaGTCATTCAtgtgtgtattttgttttcacaagtcgtgcattacatatttttaaaagcatttgtaTGGCCTTGTATTAATGTATTAATCACATTTACTATAGGTTCATCAAAATGtgggttcattttttttttgttctttttaaaaattacaagaatGAAATCATAAAATTGTAAGAGAATAGTATTAATTTTCTATGATAACTCTTACAAAAGACCGCAACCCTCCCCGTGTATATTCTCATATTATTGTGCGCCTAATGTAATACCTTTAttctattaatttaatttaagtaaGTGTTACGGccattatttaaagaaaataaattactagCCACAGAGGACTAGGTTTCCACAAACCTAAAAAATCTTagattaattttacattttctgatgtCGAATAGTCGTAAACTTTCCATAATTAAAGCCATGAattttctatattaaaaaaGTACATTGTAAAGTCAGAAATTTGCATCAAGCGTTTACGGCTCACCAAAACTTCAACTCATGGTTTCAGAGTCCAGATTTTATATAAACATCATCAGTAAAAGCAGCCTCctgaaaaataaagcataatTTCCCCCAAACATCGACACCTAGTGGCTAAACCGAGGCATTACACAGAGCACAGCACCTCCTAGTGGTGCGTCCTGGTTCTGCGACTTGTCGTTCCTCCAGTCCGACACCACATCCAGGATGGCGTTGAAGTGGAAGTCCATGCGCTTGTCGATGGCCGGGTCGGTGGCGCGCCCGCCCTCCTGGAAGAGCTCACACCGCTCGCCCAGCTTGTGCATCCTGACGCCCATCTGCAGCAGAGAGTCACCATCAGAACCCTGCAGAGGCGCGGGCAGCAACAACCAACCGGGCTTCGAGCAGGTCAACCTGTTCACACATCAGAGCGACGGGGTTGTTCACGCAGCCGTTGACGATCTGAGCGCCGCGGCCGACCGTGACGCCCAGAGACGCGTCGTCCCACACCCGGCCGCCGATTCTGTCCCGGGCCTCAAGCACCACCACCTGGATGCAAGGACAGACAGAAGCACAGGGCAGAGAGAACATCAGAGAGAACATCAGAGAGAACCAGGACGGAGGCGACAGGACCCAGAATCCTTACCTGGGTGCCAAAGTTCTGCAGCTGGCGGGCCGCAGCCAGTCCTGAGGCGCCGGCGCCGACGACGATCACCTTCTTCTGGTCGGAGAAATCAGAGAAGAAACCGTGAGCGCAGGTCGGATGAGGCGTTCCTGAGCTTTGGACAGGAATGtgctagggctgaacgatttttcttaatattgcgatttaatgcgtttttttccacagtttaatttatcatgtctttttaaacatatacaaactaTAAATCAAcgtgtttcctcgctgtgcagattagttgctaaaagacccacagcatctaaactcagagcagaaattattgcgttctgcctacaatatatttcaaccaaaattgcaattttgacttttctctgcattaaccacaagctacaaaaatggcctctaaataaagatgtttgtaaacaaggactatttaaaccaggggtgtcaaactcattttggtttaggcgCCGccttcagcttaatctgatctcaagaggaccacacgagttaactcattgcaagattaaatagaactaataaatgtggacttgttgatttttatattaacttaatttcacttttacacaatatattatgaataacctcagcatttttaagaaaagtatgtgcaatttcaacaatacttttactcagttaaacatttacttgtgcattatgcataagaactgatcacagtggttatacaatgttgaaaaacatttattcacattttttggaacttaaaaacactgtcctgcatgaaaaaatacatcaaacagataaaaattaagaaatgatttgaatttttccacacctgaagcttaatctgctaattaaaacacagcgcccctcgtggacaatatatgaactgcatattttcaattaaacgaagtacatgtttttttcaataattgttttatcattctcttccttttattttgtccacttgtgaaagtcaaatctgatgagctctttgtggcatcttattgccacattgccagataggacactgggggaaaaaaaataaataaataaataaataaataatttatatatttttttataatgataatgcatttagccacagggccggactaaattgttcagcGGGCCTGATccagcccgcgggccgtatgtttgacacctctgatttaaaacaagaacttttaatgtttctattaatcagaatattattcaagagaacagcttttagttgatttggacatcaatccttgttgaacataaagtgcagccaacaaacaagtctatgtattaaactgattgacctgtacttaatgctatgtatgattatataaactctaaaacaagtaataaaatttgattatctcactgctgcaactgtcttcccttccatgtggaggcaaacccactttaaacattttaccaacacctaatggacgtgtctaattcactaattgttacatagccaaaaattgcagactctgcgatttggaaattgcgtttttttttaaatggcgattatattgaaaatgtgattaattgttcagccctagaaTGTGCAGGGATGCTCACAGTGCAGTATTTTTCAGGCAGCAGAGGCCGTTTCACGGCCAGAACGCCGGTGTTGATCAACCCCTTCCTGGTCATGAAGTGGAGAACCCGGTCCAGCTCGTCCACGCAGAACACACGCACCAACCCACGGACGACGATGTGCTGAGCGCACCTCTCAGCGGTCAGCACCTCCTTCAGAAAAAAACGCAGGGAGAAATGTCAAACTCTTGATTGTTTACCGCTTCTAATTCTGATTTTTCTCTTATTTGCTTGCAAGGATGGGCGCTCCTGCAGGGCGGAGAACtttaaaactcttaaactgTTCGGACCGCATGGAGGAGAACAGATAGACCTGGCGGTCGGTCACCTTGCAGTTGCGGTGCCAGGAGGCCAGGATAAGGTTCCTCAGAGCCAGGTACATGGTGGGATCCCGGGAAAACTCCGGGAACTCGTACAGCTCATCCAGCTCCATCATGTCGGGCCGCACACACAGAGCCTTGCCGCACTCGTTGGGCTGGTAGAACGGCTGGAAGTACGGACTCAGGCCTGGAACTGAAACAGGAGGCGTCACCATCCTCGTTCTCCGCTATGATGCGAGGATTTCTGCTCGGTGCGTCTTACTCTGCGGCTGCACGGCTCTGCAGGGGTCGGCCCTCAGCTCGGCCGTGGACACGTTGCAGGGAGAGCCTGACGGACTCATGCCCACGCAGTCGGGGTAATACGCCGATAGGAAGGCGCCGGCCGGGCTGTCCTTCAGCAGCGGCGGTAAAATCAGCATGGACTGCCACCAGCTGTGGCTCACCTCCGCCACTCTCTGTGGGAAACGGGCGGCTCGCGTTACCACAACAGTCATTTATCAGAGCTTTAACGCGTTGGCATACCTGATAAAGACGAGTTAAAGGCCTGGAGATAAACTCCTCATCTACAGCAGCATAACATCACCGTAAAACTTTAGAAAAATGCAAACTTTCATTTGTTCGCTGGTGCAGAAAACACCAttttcagtaaaaaacaaaaccaaaagagCCTCAGGTCTTtcaaattaaagatttttttaatttatggcTTCTTGGGTTAAGAAATATACGAACTGACACATTCCTCATTAGacaaaaatgggaaagacaagagaacatgttATTTGAGCGAGACGGATTATGTTTTTAAGTTAAGAAAtggcaacaagaaaaaaaatgggtgcttttttttaatgaatattaCTATTTTaagacatacatacatacacagcATTTATTTGCGCAGTTATGCTAACCATAATCAGagtttgaaattaattaaaatatcatgAAGAGTtcaaatttactttattttgaaaaactaacactgccTTCTActttccctcagcgctgtctcacaggcgcAGCTGCCTTGTCCTGAAAGCCCcgcatgcagtcagagcaaagagagcagaccCACGGCAAATTAACCGTTCACGCACAAAAGTGGCGGTGATCCggccctggattacaaagccgGAAATAAAAATTAcctaaatatagtttttatctattttgtctctggaacagcttcaatcacttattcacctcgttatctctgtgtgcctctgataactgtcttgttggtacagtttgttttatgtaccgtagtgtggattcaggcaatgtattaaaattcataaatcatttaatatagGTCATTTTTAGctccaaacacatttaatcactTTCTGTCTTTGAAAAAGCTCCTTACTCCTGCAGCCTGGGCCACAAATGTATGAACAAATATGCAGATTAGACGATGACATCATGGAATAACACCACCAGGGTTTGGTAGAATCCTGCAGGAACCCCTGCTTACTAACTGTAACCTTTTGTAAAGTGGATTTAAAGCAGGTCGGCGTCTCACCAGGTCCTCGGGCTGGGAACACGGGTCGGGTCCCTCCGTCTGTGAGCACAAACATCGCGTTTCCATCGAGAACAAACAGGGAGAACCTGATGACTTGCTGAGCTTTCAGGTTCCTCTTTACCTTGACGTTGTTGACCTTCATCCCACAGCGGTACGTCGCTGCCAGAGAGGCGGTGAGCTGGATGTCTTTGGTCAGCTGCCGCCACTTCCTGCAGTCCGCTTTGGTGCACTGAACCTGCAGGGAAGACATCACAATTATGCACGGAGAGAGAACTCATCCTAGAACGGTTTGATTGGGGAAATGTTCCCCCGCTCACCCAGAACGGAAGCTGCTGGTCGGCCATGAAGGCTTTAAGGCTGGGCTCACTCTTCCCGTTGCTGGTCCACACCTTCCTCCAGGAAACAAAGGTCTCGTAGCCTTCCTTGTGGCTGCACACCGAGACATGCACTGTGTTTATTACATCACCGGCTGCCGAGCCTGCAGTCAGCAGCTCTGTAGCTTTACCTTCTGTAGTAGTGGTCAAAGCACTCGTTGCAGAAATGTTCGCCACACGACAGGTGATACCAGCGAGACGTGTATCCGTTCTTTGCGCACCTGAGAGAAAAGCTGCAGTTACAGACGGTTTGAGCGGCGAAACGCAGACCTTTCTGTTCCACTACCTGTCCGACGCACTGGCAAAGCACACGGGGTACGTGGCCGAGCAGCCGGCCTTCTCACACTTCCTGTACTTCTTCTCGGCCTGATCATCTTCCtcctccgtttctgtggcttttcttttattctgggATGCAGAGCAGAGAATCAAAAACATCAGATTCCTGCAGGAGTTCAGCTTTATGTGGAGCAGAATGAGTGGCGCTGAATCATATCAGCAATTTCTAAAAGCAATCAAGAAATCTATTATGTGACATGACTTCACGAgctaaagtaatttaatataATTACTTAATTCAGTCCGGACGCTGCTTTGGTTTGTGGTGGTGAAGCAGGAAATTGTGAGATATGGATCATGACTGATGGAGGAGAtgagaagcagctgaaatgagctgcTTCTGTAGGGCGGCCCTCGCTGAAGTCTACGCTTCCCACCATTTCATCGCCAAATCAGCCATGTTTTCTTTAACCATTTGATGTATAAACATAAAtctttaaatataattaattgcaaatattttttagaaTGATCAGAATGGatggaaataatgtttttagtcagttatttatgcatttattatcTTTGTGATGTTATGAAAGAGGA is part of the Fundulus heteroclitus isolate FHET01 chromosome 13, MU-UCD_Fhet_4.1, whole genome shotgun sequence genome and harbors:
- the LOC105923569 gene encoding lysine-specific histone demethylase 1B isoform X1; amino-acid sequence: MLSDADYSGNGSGTRRARKRSSGESPGDGQTLRSSGRQSTARVKRSNNPPPGQNKRKATETEEEDDQAEKKYRKCEKAGCSATYPVCFASASDRCAKNGYTSRWYHLSCGEHFCNECFDHYYRSHKEGYETFVSWRKVWTSNGKSEPSLKAFMADQQLPFWVQCTKADCRKWRQLTKDIQLTASLAATYRCGMKVNNVKTEGPDPCSQPEDLRVAEVSHSWWQSMLILPPLLKDSPAGAFLSAYYPDCVGMSPSGSPCNVSTAELRADPCRAVQPQIPGLSPYFQPFYQPNECGKALCVRPDMMELDELYEFPEFSRDPTMYLALRNLILASWHRNCKEVLTAERCAQHIVVRGLVRVFCVDELDRVLHFMTRKGLINTGVLAVKRPLLPEKYCTKKVIVVGAGASGLAAARQLQNFGTQVVVLEARDRIGGRVWDDASLGVTVGRGAQIVNGCVNNPVALMCEQMGVRMHKLGERCELFQEGGRATDPAIDKRMDFHFNAILDVVSDWRNDKSQNQDAPLGEKVQEIKKNFLQESGMQFSDLEEKVLQFHLGNLEFACGSTLDQVSARFWDHNEFFAQFSGDHTLLTKGYSVLLHKLAEGLDIRTNCPVQAVDYSGDVVKVTCSNGSQWTAQKVLVTVPLTLLQKNLISFSPPLPERKLKAIHSLGAGIIEKIALQFPTRFWDSKIQGADYFGHIPPSPEKRGMFSVFYDLDPQGKQAVLMSIMSGDAVSAVENLEDKQVVDECMKVLRELFKEQEVPEPLSYFVTRWSKDVWSQMSYSFVKTGGSGEAYDILAEDLQGKVFFAGEATNRHFPQTVTGAYLSGVREASKMAAM
- the LOC105923569 gene encoding lysine-specific histone demethylase 1B isoform X2; translated protein: MLSDADYSGNGSGTRRARKRSSGESPGDGQTLRSSGRQSTARVKRSNNPPPGQNKRKATETEEEDDQAEKKYRKCEKAGCSATYPVCFASASDRCAKNGYTSRWYHLSCGEHFCNECFDHYYRSHKEGYETFVSWRKVWTSNGKSEPSLKAFMADQQLPFWVQCTKADCRKWRQLTKDIQLTASLAATYRCGMKVNNVKTEGPDPCSQPEDLRVAEVSHSWWQSMLILPPLLKDSPAGAFLSAYYPDCVGMSPSGSPCNVSTAELRADPCRAVQPQIPGLSPYFQPFYQPNECGKALCVRPDMMELDELYEFPEFSRDPTMYLALRNLILASWHRNCKEVLTAERCAQHIVVRGLVRVFCVDELDRVLHFMTRKGLINTGVLAVKRPLLPEKYCTKVIVVGAGASGLAAARQLQNFGTQVVVLEARDRIGGRVWDDASLGVTVGRGAQIVNGCVNNPVALMCEQMGVRMHKLGERCELFQEGGRATDPAIDKRMDFHFNAILDVVSDWRNDKSQNQDAPLGEKVQEIKKNFLQESGMQFSDLEEKVLQFHLGNLEFACGSTLDQVSARFWDHNEFFAQFSGDHTLLTKGYSVLLHKLAEGLDIRTNCPVQAVDYSGDVVKVTCSNGSQWTAQKVLVTVPLTLLQKNLISFSPPLPERKLKAIHSLGAGIIEKIALQFPTRFWDSKIQGADYFGHIPPSPEKRGMFSVFYDLDPQGKQAVLMSIMSGDAVSAVENLEDKQVVDECMKVLRELFKEQEVPEPLSYFVTRWSKDVWSQMSYSFVKTGGSGEAYDILAEDLQGKVFFAGEATNRHFPQTVTGAYLSGVREASKMAAM